From Psychroflexus torquis ATCC 700755, the proteins below share one genomic window:
- a CDS encoding DNA translocase FtsK, whose translation MTKTKRPIKSKAKQTKPKVKFKVSKRTKIIFGSFLMLFAIGLFISFVSYFFNWQADQSLMANVLDRTESSNNWLNKFGAYISHSFIYKGFGISILSLPVMLFFTGMYLFLNLKLFKLRTLWFWGAYVILWFSLLLGFFASSNPILGGVVGFELNDFLQDYIGKLGVTLILIFTLIIYLVSRLHLTPDALSKSYSKQKKQVKDEVSEVEFQRKPTSEDINKEVEIVIHKNNQDSTKELNVDKDVEIENSYSEKIPNESKEEKEEIDTKPEEQDDVEMEVETTEDEGETDQLSRKLVEDFGEFDPTLELANYRFPSIELLKDYNSGRGITIDQKELEQNKNNIVDTLKNYKIEIAQIKATVGPTVTLYEIVPEAGIRISKIKNLEDDIALSLSALGIRIIAPIPGRGTIGIEVPNQNPSVVPMRSVVASNKFQNAEMELPIAMGKTISNETYTVDLAKMPHLLMAGATGQGKSVGLNVILTSLLYQKHPAEVKFILVDPKKVELTLFNKIERHYLAKLPDTEEAIITDNTKVIDTLNSLCIEMDNRYNLLKDALVRNIKEYNTKFKARKLNPENGHKFLPYIVLVVDEFADLIMTAGKEVETPIARLAQLARAIGIHLIIATQRPSVNVITGMIKANFPARMAFRVTSKIDSRTILDAGGADQLIGRGDMLFTQGNDLIRLQCAFVDTPEVERITDFIGSQKAYPDAYLLPEYSGEDSGTGVDNDIEDRDKLFKDAAEVIINAQQGSASLLQRKLKLGYNRAGRIIDQLEAAGIVGPFEGSKARQVLVPDFIALEELLKNEQNS comes from the coding sequence ATTGGATTATTCATTTCTTTTGTTTCTTATTTCTTCAATTGGCAAGCAGATCAATCCTTAATGGCTAATGTCTTAGATAGAACCGAATCTTCTAATAATTGGCTCAATAAGTTTGGAGCTTATATAAGTCATTCATTCATTTACAAAGGCTTTGGTATATCTATCTTGAGTCTTCCTGTCATGCTCTTTTTTACGGGGATGTACTTATTCTTGAATCTAAAATTATTTAAACTGAGAACTTTATGGTTTTGGGGGGCATATGTTATTCTATGGTTTTCACTCCTTTTGGGTTTTTTCGCTTCTTCAAACCCTATTTTAGGAGGAGTAGTTGGATTTGAACTGAACGATTTTCTTCAAGATTATATCGGTAAACTCGGAGTTACACTTATTTTGATTTTTACGTTAATCATTTATTTGGTTTCTAGATTACACCTCACTCCAGATGCTTTATCAAAATCGTATTCAAAGCAAAAGAAACAAGTTAAAGATGAGGTTTCTGAAGTGGAGTTCCAACGTAAACCTACTTCAGAAGATATCAACAAAGAGGTTGAAATTGTCATTCATAAAAATAATCAAGACTCTACAAAAGAGCTTAACGTTGATAAAGATGTAGAAATTGAAAACTCTTATAGCGAGAAAATTCCAAATGAGTCCAAAGAAGAAAAAGAGGAAATTGATACAAAACCTGAAGAACAAGACGATGTTGAGATGGAAGTAGAAACCACTGAAGATGAGGGGGAAACTGACCAACTTAGTCGAAAACTTGTTGAAGATTTTGGTGAATTTGATCCTACTTTAGAGCTTGCAAACTATCGGTTTCCCAGTATAGAGTTGCTCAAGGATTACAATTCTGGTCGAGGCATTACTATCGATCAAAAAGAATTGGAACAGAATAAAAATAATATTGTAGATACGCTTAAGAATTATAAAATTGAAATTGCTCAAATAAAAGCTACCGTTGGTCCTACAGTTACTTTATATGAGATTGTTCCAGAGGCTGGTATCCGAATCTCAAAAATTAAAAATCTTGAAGACGACATTGCTTTGTCACTTTCTGCCCTTGGGATACGGATTATAGCTCCAATCCCAGGACGGGGAACCATAGGAATAGAAGTTCCAAATCAAAACCCATCGGTTGTGCCTATGCGTTCTGTTGTTGCTTCCAATAAATTTCAAAACGCAGAGATGGAGCTACCAATTGCTATGGGTAAAACCATCTCCAATGAAACCTACACAGTAGATCTTGCTAAAATGCCACACTTGCTTATGGCTGGAGCTACAGGCCAAGGTAAGTCGGTTGGTTTAAATGTAATCTTGACGTCACTTTTATATCAAAAACATCCTGCTGAGGTGAAATTTATTTTAGTAGATCCCAAGAAAGTAGAATTAACTCTTTTCAATAAAATTGAAAGGCATTATTTAGCTAAGCTTCCAGATACTGAAGAGGCTATTATTACAGATAACACAAAAGTAATTGACACTTTAAATTCATTATGTATCGAAATGGACAATCGATATAATCTACTTAAAGATGCGTTGGTGAGAAACATCAAAGAGTACAATACAAAATTTAAGGCTAGAAAATTAAATCCAGAAAATGGACATAAATTCCTTCCTTATATTGTGTTGGTCGTCGATGAATTTGCAGATTTAATAATGACTGCTGGTAAAGAAGTAGAAACGCCAATCGCAAGATTGGCCCAATTGGCAAGAGCGATAGGGATACACTTAATTATTGCCACCCAAAGGCCTTCTGTGAATGTTATTACAGGAATGATAAAAGCTAACTTTCCAGCCAGAATGGCGTTTAGAGTTACATCTAAAATCGATTCAAGAACAATTTTAGATGCTGGAGGTGCAGATCAGCTTATAGGTAGAGGAGATATGTTGTTTACCCAAGGTAATGATTTGATTCGATTGCAGTGCGCTTTTGTAGACACCCCTGAGGTGGAGCGAATTACAGACTTTATTGGCTCACAAAAGGCCTATCCCGATGCTTATCTATTACCCGAGTATTCTGGCGAGGACTCTGGCACAGGTGTTGATAATGATATCGAAGATAGAGACAAGCTATTTAAAGACGCTGCAGAAGTTATTATTAATGCACAGCAGGGTTCAGCATCCCTTTTACAAAGAAAATTAAAACTTGGTTATAACAGAGCTGGAAGAATTATTGATCAATTGGAAGCTGCAGGGATTGTAGGTCCTTTTGAAGGAAGTAAAGCCAGACAAGTTTTGGTTCCAGATTTTATAGCCCTAGAAGAATTACTTAAAAACGAACAAAATTCATAA